The following are encoded together in the Acidobacteriota bacterium genome:
- a CDS encoding type II toxin-antitoxin system PemK/MazF family toxin: MGLGMNRFDIYLVSLDLTIGSEIQKTRPCVIISPNEMNKFIRTVIVAPMTTASNIYPTRVTCEFDGKKGLIVLDQIRTVDKTRLVKKLGQLDREPQTQVLTTLAEMFAE; encoded by the coding sequence ATGGGTCTGGGAATGAACCGGTTTGATATTTACCTCGTCAGCCTTGATCTCACCATCGGAAGCGAAATCCAGAAGACCCGACCTTGTGTCATCATTTCGCCTAATGAAATGAACAAATTCATCCGAACTGTCATCGTTGCTCCAATGACGACAGCCAGCAACATCTATCCAACGCGAGTGACGTGTGAATTCGACGGGAAGAAGGGGTTGATTGTGCTCGACCAGATTCGAACCGTGGATAAAACCCGATTGGTCAAAAAACTGGGGCAACTTGACCGTGAACCCCAAACCCAGGTGTTGACGACGCTGGCCGAGATGTTTGCGGAATAA
- a CDS encoding AbrB/MazE/SpoVT family DNA-binding domain-containing protein — MRTRIVKIGNSQGVRIPRLFLQQVKMTDEVELEVRDGQIVITPVPHARSNWEQAFRGMAQRNDDVLIDRHASGQTTWDDEEWVWE, encoded by the coding sequence ATGCGAACGCGAATTGTCAAAATCGGCAACTCTCAGGGAGTCCGGATTCCCAGGCTGTTCCTTCAACAGGTCAAGATGACCGACGAAGTGGAACTTGAGGTGCGGGATGGCCAAATTGTGATTACTCCGGTTCCTCACGCACGATCAAACTGGGAACAGGCATTTCGTGGAATGGCCCAGCGCAACGATGATGTTTTGATTGATCGTCACGCTTCAGGTCAAACCACCTGGGATGACGAAGAATGGGTCTGGGAATGA